The following proteins come from a genomic window of Paenibacillus spongiae:
- the spoIIIAG gene encoding stage III sporulation protein AG produces the protein MAKWLEGLEKLVGGGPSGPKRVKTLRWLLLVGALGIALMLLNSLLTLQTVEPDPEQPASVPSDQTTFLGGKDAEGSAFESIEHPLENRLKEILEKIVGVGSVDVLVSVDSTEEVVVGRNDKETQQITDENDKNGGKRHITSITKDGQVVLYESAGGQSPLVTKRIKPKVRGVLIVAKGSENGTVRRLILDAVEKGLNVPVNRISVVPSKHAS, from the coding sequence GTGGCCAAGTGGCTGGAAGGATTGGAAAAGCTCGTAGGCGGAGGTCCGTCGGGGCCGAAGCGGGTGAAGACGCTGCGGTGGCTGCTGCTCGTAGGAGCGCTTGGAATCGCGTTGATGCTGCTGAATTCCTTGCTGACCCTTCAAACCGTCGAGCCTGATCCGGAGCAGCCGGCCTCCGTCCCGTCCGATCAGACAACCTTTCTCGGCGGGAAAGACGCGGAAGGCTCTGCGTTCGAATCGATCGAGCACCCGCTGGAAAACCGGCTGAAGGAAATATTGGAGAAAATCGTAGGGGTTGGATCCGTTGACGTGCTGGTCAGCGTCGATTCAACAGAGGAGGTTGTCGTCGGCCGCAACGATAAGGAAACCCAGCAGATAACCGACGAGAACGACAAGAACGGCGGCAAACGCCATATCACATCCATAACAAAGGATGGGCAAGTGGTCTTGTATGAATCGGCCGGCGGCCAGTCGCCGCTGGTGACCAAGCGCATCAAGCCGAAGGTTCGGGGGGTTCTGATCGTCGCCAAGGGCTCCGAGAACGGAACCGTCCGGCGTCTCATACTCGATGCGGTAGAGAAGGGGCTTAACGTGCCGGTCAATCGCATTTCCGTCGTACCGAGTAAGCATGCATCCTAA
- a CDS encoding SpoIIIAH-like family protein, which yields MNTKRQTVWLVSMLSLMVILSAYYLFTEDVDTPSDMLTDGTQQEQMILPNATEAAAGGSSQENGIVVDKVETGGGQETKETASAGTKAETNADQLSKEDQEVLRKVEAEGIASSSVFDELQYKRDQKFYEENNRLYSVISDTKQNPEEATKAIDQLDQLEEKSAKITGLEQELGKQFSIAIVSPEPNDKYKVVVQSEKLEKSQADSIVMLAMKELGLSANQVSVQFIP from the coding sequence ATGAACACGAAAAGACAAACGGTTTGGCTCGTATCGATGCTCAGCTTGATGGTCATTTTATCCGCGTACTACTTGTTTACCGAAGATGTCGACACCCCCTCTGATATGCTGACCGACGGTACGCAGCAGGAGCAGATGATTCTCCCTAATGCGACAGAAGCGGCGGCCGGCGGCAGCTCGCAGGAGAACGGCATCGTCGTTGACAAGGTGGAGACCGGGGGCGGTCAGGAAACGAAGGAAACAGCCTCGGCGGGAACGAAGGCCGAAACGAATGCGGACCAGCTCTCCAAGGAGGATCAGGAAGTGCTTCGCAAAGTAGAGGCGGAGGGAATCGCAAGCAGCAGCGTATTCGACGAGCTTCAGTACAAGCGCGACCAGAAATTCTATGAAGAGAACAATCGTCTGTACAGCGTTATCTCCGATACGAAGCAGAACCCGGAGGAGGCGACGAAAGCGATTGACCAGCTCGATCAGCTGGAGGAGAAGAGCGCGAAGATCACCGGGCTTGAACAAGAGCTCGGCAAGCAGTTCAGCATAGCGATCGTCTCGCCGGAGCCGAATGATAAATACAAAGTTGTCGTACAAAGCGAGAAGCTGGAGAAAAGCCAGGCCGACAGCATCGTCATGCTCGCCATGAAAGAACTCGGCTTGTCCGCGAACCAGGTTTCCGTTCAGTTCATTCCTTAA
- the accB gene encoding acetyl-CoA carboxylase biotin carboxyl carrier protein — MFKLSEIKELIKLVDQTSVHELEIENEGARLSIRKPGKTEVVHVQPASIVPTYTQATPDPGQQTTVAPVPAVQSAPKADNLHQIVSPMVGTFYRASSPDAQPFVSVGDRVSEKTVVCILEAMKLMNELEAEVRGEIVEVLVENGQLIEFGQPLFLVKPE, encoded by the coding sequence ATGTTCAAGCTGAGTGAAATCAAAGAATTGATCAAGCTGGTCGACCAAACATCCGTCCACGAGCTGGAAATCGAAAACGAAGGCGCACGCTTGTCGATCCGCAAGCCAGGCAAAACGGAAGTGGTCCATGTGCAACCGGCGTCAATCGTCCCTACATATACCCAGGCCACTCCCGACCCCGGCCAACAAACGACTGTCGCTCCCGTCCCTGCGGTTCAATCCGCTCCCAAAGCGGACAACCTGCACCAAATCGTATCGCCGATGGTCGGTACGTTCTATCGCGCATCTTCACCTGACGCCCAACCGTTTGTAAGCGTTGGCGATCGCGTGAGCGAGAAGACGGTCGTGTGCATTCTCGAAGCGATGAAGCTGATGAACGAGCTTGAAGCGGAAGTGCGCGGCGAAATCGTCGAGGTGCTCGTCGAGAACGGGCAGCTCATCGAGTTCGGACAACCCTTGTTCCTGGTCAAGCCGGAATAA
- the accC gene encoding acetyl-CoA carboxylase biotin carboxylase subunit, protein MKFNKILIANRGEIAVRIIRACRELGIQTVAVYSEADRDSLHVRLADEAYCIGPVASKDSYLNLTNIMSVATLTECDAIHPGYGFLAENADFAEICESCNVTFIGPSPLAISKMGDKAVAKQTMKEADVPVIPGSEGLVEDLDEAIRVAREIGYPVIIKATAGGGGKGIRIAEDEATLIAQITTAQQEAQKAFGNAGVYLEKYLTGMKHVEIQIIADKHGNAVHLFERDCSVQRRRQKLVEEAPCPVLSPALRERMGQASVRAAKAVQYAGAGTLEFLLGPDGSFYFMEMNTRIQVEHPVTEMITGVDLIKEMIHVAEGNPLSFTQADVKINGWAIECRINAEDSDRNFMPSPGQIQFYLPPGGLGVRVDSAAYPGYTISPHYDSMIAKLIVWGETREDAIARMKRALAEFAIDGIKTTIPFHMKLLNHPKFVKGHFDIKFLEENDVNNPDPDDSEAFIEG, encoded by the coding sequence GTGAAATTCAACAAAATATTGATTGCCAACCGGGGAGAAATCGCCGTACGGATCATTCGCGCCTGCCGCGAGCTCGGAATCCAAACGGTGGCCGTATATTCCGAGGCGGACCGGGATTCGCTGCATGTTCGTCTGGCGGACGAGGCTTACTGCATCGGTCCTGTCGCCTCGAAGGACAGCTATTTGAATCTGACGAACATCATGAGCGTGGCCACGCTGACCGAGTGCGACGCGATTCACCCGGGTTACGGCTTCTTGGCGGAGAACGCCGATTTCGCGGAGATTTGCGAATCATGCAACGTGACGTTCATCGGACCGTCTCCGCTGGCGATCAGCAAGATGGGTGACAAGGCGGTCGCCAAGCAAACGATGAAGGAAGCCGACGTGCCGGTTATTCCCGGTTCGGAAGGACTTGTCGAGGACTTGGACGAAGCCATCCGCGTAGCCCGGGAAATCGGGTACCCTGTCATTATCAAAGCGACGGCAGGCGGCGGCGGGAAGGGAATCCGGATTGCGGAGGACGAAGCGACGCTCATCGCCCAAATTACAACCGCTCAGCAGGAAGCCCAGAAAGCGTTCGGCAACGCCGGCGTCTATCTGGAGAAATATTTGACGGGCATGAAGCACGTCGAGATTCAAATTATCGCCGACAAGCACGGCAATGCCGTGCATCTCTTCGAGAGAGACTGCTCCGTTCAGCGCCGCCGCCAGAAGCTGGTGGAGGAAGCGCCTTGCCCGGTTCTCAGTCCCGCCTTGCGGGAACGGATGGGTCAGGCTTCGGTGCGTGCCGCCAAGGCCGTTCAATACGCCGGCGCAGGTACGCTGGAATTCCTGCTCGGCCCGGACGGCAGCTTCTACTTCATGGAGATGAACACGCGCATTCAGGTCGAGCATCCGGTTACAGAGATGATTACCGGCGTCGATCTCATTAAAGAGATGATTCACGTCGCGGAAGGCAATCCGTTGTCCTTCACGCAAGCGGACGTCAAGATTAACGGCTGGGCCATCGAATGCCGCATTAATGCGGAGGATTCGGATCGGAACTTCATGCCGTCCCCGGGCCAGATTCAATTCTACCTGCCGCCGGGCGGACTGGGCGTCCGCGTGGATAGCGCCGCTTATCCGGGCTACACGATATCGCCGCATTACGATTCGATGATCGCCAAGCTGATCGTATGGGGAGAAACGCGGGAGGATGCGATCGCCCGTATGAAGCGGGCGCTTGCCGAATTTGCCATCGACGGCATCAAGACGACGATTCCTTTCCATATGAAGCTTCTCAATCATCCGAAGTTCGTGAAGGGCCATTTCGATATCAAGTTCCTGGAAGAGAATGATGTGAACAATCCGGATCCCGATGATAGCGAAGCCTTCATCGAAGGGTAA
- a CDS encoding Asp23/Gls24 family envelope stress response protein yields the protein MSTLAADYEKTDMGTIQIAPEVIEVIAGLATIEVQGVAGMSGGFAGGIAELLGRKNLSKGVKVEVGQREAAVDVSIIVEYGNRIPEIAADIQRNVKRSIETMTGLHVVEVNVHIHDVHFKTTEKVEEDETQNRVK from the coding sequence ATGAGCACGCTCGCAGCGGATTATGAGAAAACGGACATGGGTACCATTCAAATCGCACCCGAGGTCATCGAAGTCATTGCAGGGCTGGCTACGATCGAGGTACAGGGCGTCGCAGGAATGAGCGGCGGATTCGCAGGCGGTATCGCCGAGCTGCTGGGCCGCAAGAACCTGTCCAAGGGCGTCAAAGTCGAAGTGGGACAGCGGGAAGCGGCAGTTGACGTATCGATTATTGTCGAATACGGCAATCGCATTCCAGAGATTGCGGCTGATATTCAGCGTAATGTTAAGCGTTCGATTGAAACGATGACTGGACTTCATGTCGTCGAGGTCAACGTTCATATCCACGACGTTCATTTCAAGACGACGGAGAAAGTAGAAGAAGATGAAACGCAGAATCGTGTGAAGTAA
- the amaP gene encoding alkaline shock response membrane anchor protein AmaP, protein MIRVLDKLLLFIYSLAIGVVSVLAFSAAFHWLPEKWINDMTRDLYGNVKWLQVTVIAVSAALFLLSVRFFYVSLRRSHASAPSIDQRTEFGDIRISLETVENLALKAAGRQRGVKDLRARIHLGEAGIDITIRAIVDGETSIPVITEDIQKSVKSHVEEITGIPVSVVTVFVANIIQTANYKSRVE, encoded by the coding sequence TTGATCAGAGTGTTGGACAAGCTTCTGTTGTTTATATATAGCCTGGCAATCGGGGTCGTATCCGTTCTTGCCTTTAGCGCGGCTTTTCATTGGCTGCCCGAGAAATGGATTAACGATATGACCCGTGATTTATATGGCAATGTCAAGTGGCTCCAGGTGACGGTCATTGCCGTTTCGGCGGCGCTGTTCCTGCTAAGCGTGCGTTTCTTCTATGTCTCGCTGCGCCGGAGTCATGCATCCGCGCCATCCATCGATCAACGGACAGAGTTTGGGGACATTCGCATCTCTCTGGAAACAGTTGAGAACCTGGCCTTGAAAGCGGCCGGACGCCAACGGGGCGTCAAGGATTTGCGGGCGAGAATTCATCTGGGCGAAGCGGGAATCGATATCACGATTCGCGCCATCGTGGACGGCGAGACATCCATTCCGGTCATTACGGAAGACATTCAGAAGTCGGTCAAATCTCATGTGGAAGAAATTACAGGGATACCGGTCTCGGTCGTAACGGTTTTTGTGGCGAATATTATCCAGACGGCAAACTATAAAAGTCGCGTGGAATAG
- a CDS encoding DUF2273 domain-containing protein, with the protein MWREIWVTYGGRIAGVTTGIVLGILYFIVGFWDMLFFGLLLWIGYTIGGFKDSGSGPIIPWNRLTEWLMQRWRPFK; encoded by the coding sequence ATGTGGAGAGAAATTTGGGTAACCTATGGAGGACGGATCGCCGGTGTAACGACAGGCATCGTGCTCGGAATTCTCTATTTTATCGTAGGATTTTGGGACATGCTGTTTTTCGGACTTTTATTGTGGATCGGCTATACCATAGGCGGCTTCAAGGACAGCGGCAGCGGACCGATCATTCCGTGGAATCGCCTGACGGAATGGCTGATGCAGCGCTGGCGGCCCTTCAAATAG
- the nusB gene encoding transcription antitermination factor NusB → MKRRLAREIAVQSLYQMEMNEVTASDAVDMLMDEARNEENEMGASASDVNRVDQHVRDLVYGVTEHKAAIDDMLQQYLTGWQVDRLSRVDRQILRLSCYELVFRDDVPPKAAINEAIEIAKHFGTEESGKFVNGVLGKLLQALDEIKPKGITPGEHN, encoded by the coding sequence ATGAAACGAAGGCTAGCACGTGAAATAGCGGTACAGAGCTTGTACCAAATGGAAATGAACGAGGTTACGGCCTCGGATGCCGTAGACATGCTGATGGATGAGGCCCGCAACGAGGAGAACGAAATGGGCGCCAGCGCGTCGGATGTTAACCGTGTAGACCAGCATGTCCGCGATCTTGTATACGGGGTAACCGAGCACAAAGCAGCCATAGACGATATGCTGCAGCAGTATTTGACCGGTTGGCAGGTGGACAGGCTGTCGCGCGTTGACCGGCAGATTCTGCGGCTATCCTGTTATGAGCTGGTTTTTCGCGATGACGTCCCGCCTAAAGCGGCCATTAACGAAGCGATCGAAATCGCCAAGCATTTTGGCACCGAAGAATCAGGGAAATTCGTTAACGGTGTCTTGGGCAAGCTGCTCCAAGCATTGGATGAGATTAAGCCTAAAGGCATAACGCCGGGTGAACATAATTAG
- the folD gene encoding bifunctional methylenetetrahydrofolate dehydrogenase/methenyltetrahydrofolate cyclohydrolase FolD, whose translation MSAQRIEGKQISDAIRAEIAIETAKLAEQGIIPGLAVVLVGNDPASSVYVGSKAKACEQLGFYSEVHRLEEQSSQEDLLSLIDQLNKQSNIHGILVQLPLPKHIEEKAVIDAISVHKDVDGFHPVSVGNLVIGDDSLLPCTPAGVIEMIKRTGIEIAGKHAVVIGRSNIVGKPVAMLLLREHATVTICHSKTANMEEIAKTADILVVAIGKPKAIGASFVKPGAVVIDVGINRLPSGKLAGDVDYDDVLDTAGYITPVPGGVGPMTITMLMLNTLKAAKQVNRIGE comes from the coding sequence GTGAGCGCACAACGAATTGAAGGCAAACAAATTTCAGACGCGATTCGCGCGGAGATCGCGATCGAGACGGCGAAGCTGGCCGAACAGGGCATTATTCCCGGATTGGCGGTCGTGCTCGTAGGGAATGATCCGGCATCGAGCGTCTATGTAGGCAGCAAGGCCAAAGCGTGCGAACAGCTCGGCTTCTACTCTGAGGTTCACCGGCTAGAAGAACAATCCTCGCAGGAAGACTTATTGTCGCTTATCGATCAGCTGAACAAACAATCGAATATTCATGGCATTCTGGTTCAGCTTCCGCTGCCGAAGCATATTGAGGAAAAGGCGGTTATCGATGCCATTAGCGTGCATAAGGATGTCGATGGCTTCCATCCCGTGAGCGTGGGTAATCTCGTAATCGGCGACGACAGCCTGCTTCCATGCACGCCGGCCGGCGTCATCGAAATGATCAAGCGCACTGGAATCGAAATCGCCGGCAAGCACGCCGTCGTGATCGGCCGCAGCAATATTGTCGGCAAACCGGTTGCCATGCTGCTGCTGCGCGAGCATGCCACCGTTACGATCTGCCATTCCAAAACGGCGAACATGGAAGAAATCGCTAAGACGGCCGACATTCTCGTTGTCGCAATCGGCAAGCCCAAAGCGATCGGAGCGAGCTTCGTGAAGCCTGGCGCCGTTGTAATTGACGTCGGCATTAACCGTCTGCCAAGCGGCAAGCTAGCCGGAGATGTGGATTATGACGATGTGCTGGACACAGCAGGATACATAACTCCCGTACCGGGCGGGGTAGGACCGATGACGATCACGATGCTGATGCTGAATACGCTGAAGGCTGCCAAACAAGTAAACCGTATCGGGGAGTGA